Proteins encoded in a region of the Melioribacteraceae bacterium genome:
- the pta gene encoding phosphate acetyltransferase: MADIKLLNQIREKASQRRKTIVLPESHDERVLRAAEILTKEKVASIITLGNEEKIRADAQKFGIDLQGVRIIDPEKSDKLSDFSNIFYNKRKHKGVTIEQARDTIKRDLFFAGMMVTEGLADGSVAGSFATTADVTRAAIFCVGLKEGISILSSFFLMAYPDKVYSFADCAVNPNPDASQLADIAISTADNHRKLTGEEPFIAMLSFSTKGSAEHELIDKVRQATKFIKERRPDLKVDGELQFDAAIVESVGKKKAPGSDVAGRANILVFPDLNSGNIGYKIAQRLGKAEAVGPVNQGVKKPFFDLSRGCSVEDIVNTAAIACLMAD; encoded by the coding sequence ATGGCTGATATTAAACTGCTTAATCAGATTAGAGAAAAAGCTTCTCAAAGGAGAAAAACAATTGTTCTGCCCGAATCTCACGATGAAAGAGTTCTACGCGCAGCTGAAATCCTTACAAAAGAAAAAGTTGCATCTATTATTACTTTAGGGAATGAAGAAAAAATCAGAGCCGATGCGCAGAAATTTGGAATCGACCTTCAGGGTGTAAGAATAATCGATCCGGAAAAGTCCGATAAACTGAGCGACTTTTCAAACATTTTTTACAATAAGAGAAAACACAAAGGTGTAACAATCGAACAGGCGAGAGATACAATAAAACGCGATCTCTTCTTTGCCGGTATGATGGTAACTGAAGGTTTGGCTGACGGTAGCGTTGCCGGTTCGTTTGCCACAACAGCCGATGTTACAAGAGCTGCTATTTTCTGTGTCGGACTGAAAGAAGGTATTTCTATTCTTTCGAGCTTCTTTCTGATGGCATATCCCGACAAAGTTTACAGCTTTGCTGATTGCGCCGTAAATCCGAATCCTGACGCATCACAGCTGGCAGACATCGCAATCTCTACAGCCGATAATCACAGAAAACTTACCGGGGAAGAACCTTTCATAGCCATGCTCTCCTTTTCAACGAAAGGAAGCGCAGAACATGAACTTATCGATAAGGTTCGACAGGCTACTAAATTTATAAAAGAAAGAAGACCCGATCTTAAAGTTGATGGTGAACTTCAGTTTGATGCTGCCATTGTTGAAAGCGTTGGTAAAAAGAAAGCACCCGGAAGTGATGTAGCCGGCAGAGCAAATATTCTTGTCTTCCCCGATCTTAATTCGGGAAACATCGGTTATAAAATTGCTCAAAGACTGGGTAAAGCCGAAGCGGTTGGTCCGGTTAACCAGGGAGTTAAAAAACCGTTTTTCGACCTGAGCCGCGGATGCAGCGTTGAAGATATTGTAAATACCGCCGCAATTGCCTGCCTAATGGCTGATTAA
- a CDS encoding glutathione peroxidase, with translation MKISNSIFVIIMILFFSSKAHSAAEPSINKGDNVKGNIYDLIVKDMDGKNVKLSDFTGKVLLIVNVASKCGYTPQYEGLQKIYEKYKEKGFEILAFPCNDFKGQEPGTNEEIKEFCTSTYGVSFKLFDKIKVLGDDREPLYQRLINSESVEKGDVKWNFEKFLISKDGEIVGRFRSKVKPESDELTSEIEKYLSK, from the coding sequence ATGAAAATCTCAAATTCGATATTTGTGATAATAATGATCCTGTTTTTTTCTTCAAAAGCTCATTCTGCAGCTGAACCATCAATCAATAAAGGAGATAATGTGAAAGGGAATATTTACGATCTAATTGTAAAAGATATGGACGGAAAAAATGTGAAATTATCCGACTTCACCGGTAAAGTATTATTGATAGTTAATGTTGCCAGTAAATGCGGCTATACTCCTCAATATGAAGGTTTACAAAAAATCTATGAAAAGTATAAAGAGAAGGGATTTGAAATACTGGCTTTCCCATGCAATGATTTTAAAGGTCAGGAACCCGGTACCAATGAGGAAATAAAGGAATTCTGTACCTCAACATATGGTGTCAGTTTTAAATTGTTTGATAAAATAAAAGTTCTTGGTGATGACAGAGAACCACTATACCAGCGTTTGATTAATTCCGAATCAGTTGAAAAAGGTGACGTAAAATGGAATTTCGAAAAGTTCTTAATCTCTAAAGACGGTGAAATTGTCGGCCGTTTCAGAAGTAAGGTTAAGCCTGAAAGTGATGAATTAACTTCTGAGATTGAAAAATATCTTTCTAAATAA
- the malQ gene encoding 4-alpha-glucanotransferase has translation MKIERSAGILLHPTSLPGRFGIGDLGPEAYSFVDFMKSAGQTLWQVFPLGPTGYGDSPYQSFSAFAGNPLLISPELLYRDGLLEKSDIDHTPHFNSHKIDFGNLIDYKTEMLKKSFAKFLSIENKFDEEFNQFSEKNNYWLDDFSLFMAAKEFHNGVVWSQWDNSIAFRKGDAVEKWKQKLSAEVKYFKFVQFIFDRQWRNLKEYVHNSGIKVIGDLPIFIAYDSADLWSNRDQFTVKEDGSLEFKAGVPPDYFSATGQLWGNPLYRWKVMEKDNFHWWQRRISKLLELVDIIRIDHFRGFDAYWEIPGDAETAIKGRWVKAPGEKLFSTIKNNLGELPIIAEDLGVITPSVEELRDKFQFPGIKILQFAFGENMEKKFLPHNHIPNCVIHTGSHDNETTRGFFESEKKKNSGVYEWAQRYLNYYGNDIVFELIKRSYSSVSNIVVIPMQDILNLGNEARMNVPSTLGGNWTWRFTWDQVDYSLSERYKEMTVMFERPKLKRDDTVKIEVEDE, from the coding sequence ATGAAAATAGAACGCTCGGCAGGAATTCTGTTACACCCGACATCACTACCTGGCAGATTTGGAATCGGAGATCTTGGTCCGGAAGCATATTCATTTGTTGATTTTATGAAGAGCGCCGGACAAACTTTATGGCAGGTTTTCCCTCTCGGACCTACGGGATACGGTGACTCCCCATATCAATCATTTTCCGCATTTGCTGGAAATCCACTTTTAATCAGTCCGGAATTATTATACCGCGATGGCCTTCTTGAAAAATCCGACATCGATCACACGCCACATTTCAATTCTCACAAAATCGATTTCGGGAATCTTATAGACTATAAAACTGAAATGCTTAAAAAAAGTTTTGCAAAATTCTTAAGTATAGAAAACAAATTCGATGAGGAATTTAATCAGTTCTCCGAAAAGAATAATTACTGGTTGGATGATTTTTCGCTTTTTATGGCGGCGAAAGAATTTCATAATGGAGTTGTCTGGTCGCAATGGGATAATTCAATCGCATTCAGAAAAGGTGACGCGGTTGAAAAGTGGAAACAAAAATTATCCGCGGAAGTAAAGTATTTCAAATTTGTTCAATTCATTTTCGACAGACAATGGAGAAATCTGAAAGAATATGTTCACAATTCAGGAATTAAAGTAATCGGCGACCTTCCGATTTTCATTGCATACGACAGCGCCGACCTCTGGTCGAACAGAGATCAATTTACAGTTAAAGAAGACGGATCACTGGAATTTAAAGCAGGCGTTCCGCCGGATTATTTCAGCGCAACCGGACAGTTATGGGGCAATCCGTTATACAGATGGAAAGTGATGGAGAAAGATAATTTCCATTGGTGGCAAAGAAGAATCTCAAAATTGCTAGAGCTTGTTGATATTATCCGTATCGATCATTTCCGTGGATTTGATGCCTACTGGGAGATTCCAGGAGATGCAGAAACAGCAATAAAAGGAAGATGGGTAAAAGCACCCGGTGAGAAACTCTTTTCGACAATCAAGAACAACCTTGGAGAACTCCCTATAATTGCCGAAGACCTTGGTGTTATTACTCCATCAGTCGAAGAACTCCGGGATAAGTTTCAATTTCCTGGAATTAAAATTCTTCAGTTCGCATTCGGTGAAAATATGGAGAAGAAGTTTCTGCCTCACAATCATATTCCGAATTGCGTAATTCATACCGGTTCTCATGACAATGAAACGACAAGGGGATTTTTTGAATCGGAAAAGAAAAAGAATTCCGGGGTTTATGAATGGGCACAAAGATATCTTAACTATTACGGTAACGATATTGTATTTGAATTAATAAAACGGTCATACTCTTCTGTATCTAATATTGTTGTAATTCCGATGCAGGATATATTAAATCTGGGGAACGAAGCAAGAATGAACGTGCCCTCAACACTCGGAGGAAACTGGACCTGGCGTTTTACCTGGGATCAAGTCGATTATTCACTCTCTGAAAGATATAAAGAGATGACAGTTATGTTCGAACGTCCGAAATTAAAAAGAGACGATACTGTAAAAATTGAAGTTGAAGATGAATAA
- a CDS encoding vitamin B12-dependent ribonucleotide reductase: MKITRLFTVSGKDPLDSLEFVKRTSEIKNPDGSIVFRMEDVVVPKEWSQVATDVLAQKYFRKAGVPRLLRKIKEDNVPKWLQPSAADTKTLEELPEKDRFGSETDARQVFHRLAGTWTYWGWKAGYFDTEEDAKAFYDEHMFMLASQFSAPNSPQWFNTGLNWAYGINGPAQGHYYVDYKTGVLTFSEDAYTHPQPHACFIQSIGDDLVNEGGIMDLWVREARLFKYGSGTGTNFSNIRGNNEPLSGGGKSSGLMSFLKIGDRSAGAIKSGGTTRRAAKMVTLDIDHPDIDEYINWKVVEEQKVAALVSGSRLCNLHLNNIIKACYAEHPENDRFNKRTNMHLRKAILEARKVNVPENYIERVIKLAKLGFKSIEFPVYDTDWNSEAYATVSGQNSNNSVRVTNEFMQAVLNDSDWNLYWRIEKAKSEKENRKPKACKTLPAKKLWDDIAFAAWSCADPGLQFDTTINEWHTCRASGPIRASNPCSEYMFLDDTACNLASLNLVCFYNDDSQEFNIEAYRHATRLWTIVLEISVLMAQYPSKEIAQKSYEYRTLGLGYANLGSLLMRQGIPYDSKEAYAICGALTAIMHMRSYATSAEMAKELQPFPKYEENKEHMLKVIRNHRRAAYNVPKEEYEGLSIYPMGINPEYCPSDLLEAAHEDADLALELGEQHGFRNAQVTVIAPTGTIGLVMDCDTTGIEPDFSLVKFKKLAGGGYFKIINQSIPPALKKIGYNEDQIKEIVKYAKGAGTLVGCPYINHESLRAKGFTDDVLNKIEAILPSVFELSFAFNKYTIGEKFLKGNLGFSDEQINDFGFDLLSELGFSKEEISSANDYVCGTMTVEGAPFLKHEHYPVFDCANKCGKKGTRFIKSDAHIFMMAAAQPFISGAISKTINLPNNASIEDIKYAYYQSWKLGVKANALYRDGSKLSQPLNSMTEEEIEDLIERKEENDIVKIAERIIHRYIAKRRRLPDRRTGYTQKVKINGQSVYIRTGEYDNGQLGEIFIDMHKEGAAFRSLLNCFAISISLGLQHGVPLEEFVDAFVFTRFEPSGVVSGHKRIKMATSVIDYIFRELAVTYLNRNDLSHVEDDEMPIKGEYRSVVEPDFESEEIVSEKTIELDQHRVNDEIMNENESVKAKIKMITLNDPVAKARERGYTGDICPECQSMTMVRNGTCLKCTTCGATTGCS, encoded by the coding sequence ATGAAGATTACTCGTCTATTTACCGTGTCCGGTAAGGATCCGCTTGATTCTTTAGAATTTGTTAAACGAACTTCTGAAATAAAAAATCCTGACGGCTCAATTGTTTTCAGGATGGAAGATGTTGTAGTTCCTAAAGAATGGTCGCAGGTTGCAACCGATGTTTTAGCTCAAAAGTATTTTAGAAAAGCAGGTGTTCCCAGACTCCTACGCAAAATAAAAGAAGATAATGTTCCTAAATGGCTTCAGCCTTCTGCTGCAGATACTAAAACTTTAGAAGAGCTTCCTGAAAAAGACCGGTTCGGATCCGAAACAGATGCCAGGCAGGTTTTTCACCGCCTCGCAGGAACATGGACATACTGGGGATGGAAAGCCGGATACTTCGATACTGAAGAGGATGCAAAAGCTTTTTACGACGAGCATATGTTTATGCTTGCCTCCCAGTTTTCTGCACCAAATTCCCCTCAATGGTTTAATACAGGTTTAAATTGGGCTTATGGTATAAACGGTCCCGCTCAGGGACATTATTATGTTGATTACAAAACCGGTGTTCTTACTTTCTCGGAAGATGCTTACACACATCCTCAGCCGCATGCATGTTTTATTCAGTCAATTGGTGACGATCTTGTTAACGAAGGCGGAATCATGGATCTCTGGGTTCGTGAAGCCCGCTTATTTAAATACGGTTCCGGAACAGGTACTAATTTTTCGAATATCAGAGGTAATAATGAACCTTTGAGCGGAGGCGGAAAATCCTCCGGCCTTATGTCTTTTCTGAAGATAGGGGACCGGTCGGCAGGTGCAATCAAATCAGGAGGTACTACAAGACGTGCAGCTAAAATGGTAACTCTCGATATCGATCATCCGGATATAGATGAATATATAAATTGGAAAGTTGTTGAGGAACAGAAAGTTGCTGCGCTTGTTTCCGGAAGCAGACTTTGCAACCTTCATCTCAATAATATAATTAAAGCATGCTACGCCGAGCATCCTGAAAATGACCGTTTTAATAAACGGACAAATATGCACCTGAGAAAAGCGATTCTTGAAGCAAGGAAGGTGAACGTTCCTGAAAATTATATCGAACGTGTTATAAAACTCGCAAAACTCGGATTTAAATCGATCGAATTTCCTGTCTACGATACAGATTGGAATTCTGAGGCTTATGCAACAGTCTCTGGCCAGAATTCCAATAACTCCGTGAGAGTAACAAATGAATTTATGCAGGCTGTATTGAACGACAGCGATTGGAATCTCTACTGGAGAATTGAAAAAGCAAAATCCGAAAAGGAAAATAGAAAACCGAAAGCCTGCAAAACTCTTCCGGCTAAAAAACTCTGGGATGATATCGCCTTTGCCGCATGGTCCTGTGCCGATCCGGGTTTGCAGTTTGATACTACAATTAATGAATGGCATACCTGCAGGGCAAGCGGTCCAATCCGCGCTTCGAATCCATGCAGCGAATATATGTTCCTTGATGATACTGCTTGCAACCTCGCATCATTGAATCTTGTCTGCTTCTATAACGACGATTCACAGGAATTCAACATCGAAGCATACAGGCACGCCACCCGGCTCTGGACTATTGTTCTTGAAATTAGTGTCCTGATGGCTCAGTATCCCAGCAAAGAGATTGCTCAGAAAAGTTATGAGTACAGAACTCTCGGATTAGGTTATGCTAACCTCGGTTCTCTTTTAATGCGCCAGGGAATTCCTTACGACAGCAAAGAGGCCTACGCAATTTGCGGCGCATTGACAGCAATTATGCATATGAGATCTTATGCTACGTCTGCAGAGATGGCTAAAGAACTTCAGCCATTCCCTAAGTATGAAGAGAATAAAGAACATATGCTCAAGGTGATTCGCAATCATAGAAGAGCCGCGTATAATGTTCCAAAAGAGGAATATGAAGGGTTGTCGATCTATCCGATGGGTATCAACCCGGAATATTGTCCTTCGGACCTGCTCGAAGCTGCTCACGAAGACGCTGACCTGGCTCTTGAACTAGGTGAGCAACACGGATTCCGGAATGCACAGGTTACTGTAATCGCTCCTACTGGTACAATCGGGCTAGTTATGGATTGCGATACCACAGGAATTGAGCCGGATTTCTCACTTGTTAAATTTAAAAAGCTCGCCGGCGGCGGATATTTTAAGATAATTAATCAGTCGATTCCACCTGCACTTAAGAAGATCGGGTACAATGAAGATCAGATAAAAGAAATTGTTAAGTATGCAAAAGGTGCCGGAACACTCGTTGGATGTCCCTATATAAATCATGAATCTCTCAGAGCTAAGGGTTTTACTGATGATGTTCTAAATAAGATTGAAGCCATACTTCCATCTGTATTTGAATTGAGTTTCGCATTCAATAAGTATACTATCGGTGAAAAATTTCTGAAAGGTAATCTTGGTTTCTCCGATGAACAGATTAATGATTTTGGTTTCGATCTGCTTTCCGAACTCGGATTCTCTAAAGAGGAGATCTCTTCGGCTAATGATTACGTTTGCGGTACTATGACTGTCGAAGGCGCTCCGTTCCTAAAACACGAACACTATCCAGTATTCGACTGCGCAAATAAGTGCGGAAAGAAAGGAACACGGTTCATTAAATCCGACGCCCATATTTTCATGATGGCGGCTGCTCAACCTTTCATCTCGGGCGCTATCTCCAAGACTATTAATCTTCCTAACAATGCTTCCATCGAAGATATTAAATATGCCTACTACCAGTCATGGAAACTTGGTGTTAAAGCTAACGCCCTTTATAGAGACGGTTCTAAACTTTCTCAGCCGCTTAATTCTATGACCGAAGAGGAAATTGAGGATCTGATTGAGCGTAAAGAGGAAAACGACATTGTTAAAATTGCAGAAAGAATTATTCATAGATATATCGCCAAGAGAAGAAGATTGCCCGACAGACGTACAGGTTATACTCAGAAAGTAAAAATTAATGGTCAGTCGGTTTATATCAGAACCGGTGAGTATGATAACGGTCAGCTCGGTGAAATATTCATCGATATGCACAAAGAGGGGGCCGCTTTCCGTAGCCTTCTTAACTGCTTTGCGATTTCGATATCACTCGGATTGCAGCACGGAGTTCCTCTTGAAGAATTTGTTGATGCCTTTGTGTTTACGAGGTTTGAACCGAGCGGAGTCGTCTCCGGCCATAAGCGGATTAAAATGGCAACTTCCGTGATCGATTATATATTCAGGGAACTCGCTGTTACCTACCTTAACAGAAACGATCTCTCCCACGTTGAAGATGACGAAATGCCGATAAAAGGAGAATACCGTTCTGTTGTTGAACCCGATTTCGAATCGGAAGAGATTGTAAGCGAAAAAACAATAGAACTGGATCAGCACAGAGTTAATGATGAAATTATGAACGAAAACGAATCTGTTAAAGCTAAGATTAAAATGATTACTCTGAATGATCCTGTAGCCAAAGCACGGGAAAGAGGCTACACGGGCGACATCTGCCCGGAATGCCAGAGTATGACTATGGTGAGGAATGGAACCTGCCTCAAATGCACAACCTGCGGTGCTACTACCGGCTGCAGTTAA
- a CDS encoding YggS family pyridoxal phosphate-dependent enzyme — MIAENLKIVEDRIEEICLKSGRNRSEIRLIGVSKTQPVQVINEAIEAGIKDLGENKAQELRDKSDLIQADISWHFIGHLQSNKVKFVIKSARYIHSVDSVKLADEINRKAESINKIQNVLLEINTSSEASKFGLKNEDEIFETARFCQNSRNLKLAGLMTMAPYTDDKDILRKCFVSLRLLKDNLNTAGFDLTELSMGMTNDYEIAIEEGATMIRIGTAIFGERNYK; from the coding sequence ATGATCGCAGAAAATCTTAAGATTGTTGAGGATAGGATTGAGGAAATCTGCCTGAAATCGGGCAGAAATCGCTCTGAAATCAGGTTAATCGGGGTTAGTAAAACCCAGCCGGTTCAAGTGATTAATGAAGCGATCGAAGCCGGAATTAAAGACCTGGGAGAAAATAAAGCTCAGGAATTGAGAGACAAATCTGATCTTATCCAGGCCGACATAAGCTGGCATTTTATTGGTCATCTTCAATCGAATAAAGTTAAATTTGTTATTAAATCGGCACGTTATATTCATTCTGTCGATTCTGTGAAACTGGCCGATGAAATAAATAGAAAAGCTGAATCGATAAATAAAATTCAGAATGTTCTTTTGGAAATCAATACATCAAGCGAAGCTTCAAAGTTCGGTCTGAAAAATGAAGATGAAATTTTCGAAACCGCAAGGTTCTGTCAAAATTCCCGGAATTTGAAACTCGCAGGCTTGATGACAATGGCTCCCTATACGGACGATAAAGATATTTTGAGAAAATGTTTTGTTTCATTGCGTTTGTTAAAAGATAATCTGAACACTGCCGGTTTCGATCTTACTGAATTATCGATGGGTATGACAAACGATTATGAAATTGCAATTGAAGAGGGTGCAACTATGATCAGGATCGGCACTGCAATTTTCGGTGAAAGAAATTATAAATAA
- a CDS encoding DivIVA domain-containing protein, translated as MKFTPFGIKNQEFNKSVRGYDRDEVRAFLEKLSDEFERLQQENEKLKAEIERNEDQIKEFRKIEKNLQTAMLSATESTTKAVDSAKKQTALMVKEAELKAAQMIEKARENASSIRDAVLKLREEKKLLVSRIKAMIDSQASLLEFNVDNIETKKVKKKEVPKENLKRSDQSEIDVDDILEKLL; from the coding sequence ATGAAATTCACTCCGTTTGGTATTAAGAATCAGGAATTCAATAAATCGGTAAGGGGCTACGATCGCGATGAAGTCCGGGCTTTCCTCGAAAAATTATCCGATGAATTCGAACGCCTTCAGCAGGAAAATGAAAAGCTGAAAGCAGAAATTGAACGGAATGAAGATCAGATCAAGGAATTCAGAAAAATAGAAAAGAATCTTCAGACTGCAATGCTTAGTGCTACGGAGTCGACTACCAAAGCTGTCGACTCGGCTAAAAAACAGACTGCTCTTATGGTAAAAGAGGCAGAGCTGAAAGCAGCACAGATGATTGAGAAAGCGCGGGAAAATGCCAGTTCAATACGCGATGCTGTCCTGAAACTCAGGGAGGAAAAAAAACTTCTTGTCTCCCGTATTAAAGCTATGATCGATTCTCAGGCAAGCCTTCTTGAGTTCAATGTTGATAATATCGAAACAAAAAAAGTTAAGAAGAAGGAAGTGCCGAAAGAGAATCTTAAGAGATCTGATCAGAGTGAAATTGATGTCGACGATATCCTGGAGAAATTACTATGA
- a CDS encoding purine-nucleoside phosphorylase gives MSILLEKINETLKVIRSKTSKEYPVGIILGTGLGGLVKEIDIDVEIDYSELPHFPLSTVESHQGKLIFGKINGKDVIAMQGRFHYYEGYTMQQITYPVRVLKFLGVNTLLVSNACGGMNPLYKRGDLMLIVDHINLLGDNPLIGKNEDRFGPRFPDMSEPYDLGMIQLAENIALKNEIRVQKGVYVAVPGPNLETKAEYRFLRAIGADVVGMSTVPENIVANHSGMKVLGISIVTDECFPDSLKPVDVKEIIATAMETEPKMTLIMKEVIKAL, from the coding sequence ATGAGCATATTGCTGGAGAAAATTAACGAAACCCTGAAAGTTATCCGTTCAAAAACTTCTAAAGAATATCCGGTCGGAATTATTCTCGGCACCGGATTGGGCGGATTGGTAAAAGAGATTGATATCGATGTGGAAATCGATTATTCAGAACTACCTCATTTCCCGCTCTCAACCGTTGAATCCCATCAGGGCAAACTGATCTTCGGAAAAATAAACGGTAAAGATGTTATAGCCATGCAGGGACGGTTTCATTACTACGAAGGTTATACTATGCAGCAGATTACATACCCTGTAAGAGTATTGAAATTTCTAGGTGTTAATACTCTTCTTGTCTCGAATGCGTGCGGTGGTATGAATCCTCTTTACAAAAGAGGAGACCTGATGCTCATTGTTGATCATATTAATCTGCTCGGAGATAATCCTCTCATCGGGAAAAATGAAGACCGGTTCGGTCCAAGATTTCCGGATATGAGCGAGCCGTACGATCTGGGGATGATTCAACTAGCTGAAAATATAGCACTCAAAAATGAAATCAGAGTTCAGAAAGGGGTTTATGTTGCAGTACCGGGCCCTAACCTCGAAACAAAAGCTGAATACCGGTTCTTAAGAGCTATTGGAGCCGATGTGGTCGGTATGTCTACTGTCCCGGAGAATATTGTTGCCAACCATTCCGGAATGAAGGTCCTCGGCATCAGTATTGTAACCGACGAGTGTTTCCCGGATTCTCTGAAACCCGTTGATGTTAAGGAGATTATTGCCACTGCAATGGAGACTGAACCTAAAATGACTTTGATTATGAAAGAGGTAATAAAAGCACTATGA